One Nostoc punctiforme PCC 73102 DNA window includes the following coding sequences:
- a CDS encoding polysaccharide deacetylase family protein — MKTKLRGNKPIASLSLDLDNVWSFLKNQGAPGWETFPSYLDIAVPRFLDIFQQWNVTITVFIVGQDAALEKNTKALQAIANAGHEIGNHSFYHDPWLHLYSEDEIEQEVALAEQHIKRVTHQHPIGFRGPGYSFSPAVLKVLARRGYEYDASTFPTFLGPIARAYYLMTCKLSKEERKKREALFGGFKDGLQPLKPYQWKMGKDKLTEIPVTTMPIFKVPIHFSYIMYISTFSSEAALLYLRIALWLCKLTHVQPSLLFHPTDFVSQEDVPELSFFPGMSLPTYKKLAIVNKSLEIISSQFNVVTVGQHAKSVADAHKIPVLVPQKR; from the coding sequence ATGAAAACGAAGTTACGAGGAAACAAACCAATAGCCAGTCTTTCTTTAGACTTGGATAATGTTTGGTCTTTTCTAAAAAATCAGGGCGCTCCTGGTTGGGAGACTTTTCCCTCTTACTTAGATATTGCAGTCCCTCGTTTCTTAGATATTTTTCAGCAGTGGAATGTGACAATCACAGTCTTCATTGTGGGTCAGGATGCCGCCTTGGAAAAGAACACTAAGGCTTTACAAGCGATCGCTAACGCTGGTCACGAAATAGGTAATCATTCATTCTACCATGATCCTTGGCTACATCTATATTCAGAGGATGAAATTGAACAAGAAGTGGCGTTAGCCGAACAACATATCAAGCGCGTTACCCATCAACATCCTATCGGCTTTCGGGGGCCTGGATACAGTTTTTCGCCTGCGGTATTGAAAGTCTTAGCACGACGGGGATACGAATATGATGCTTCAACTTTTCCCACATTTTTGGGGCCCATAGCACGAGCTTATTATTTAATGACCTGTAAACTGAGCAAGGAAGAACGCAAGAAACGCGAAGCCTTGTTTGGCGGTTTCAAAGACGGTTTGCAGCCTTTAAAACCTTACCAGTGGAAGATGGGTAAGGATAAATTGACTGAAATTCCCGTAACCACCATGCCAATTTTCAAGGTGCCAATTCACTTCAGTTACATAATGTATATAAGTACATTTTCTTCGGAAGCTGCGTTACTCTACCTGCGAATTGCCCTATGGCTGTGTAAACTTACACATGTCCAGCCTTCTTTGCTATTCCATCCTACAGACTTTGTAAGTCAAGAGGATGTGCCAGAGTTATCATTCTTCCCTGGAATGAGTCTCCCCACCTACAAGAAGCTGGCAATAGTGAACAAAAGTTTGGAAATTATATCCAGTCAGTTCAATGTTGTGACTGTTGGGCAACATGCCAAATCCGTAGCCGATGCCCATAAAATACCAGTATTAGTGCCTCAGAAGAGGTAA
- a CDS encoding aspartoacylase, with amino-acid sequence MNQINRVAIVGGTHGNEFTGAYLIEKFAQFPDLITRQSFETVTLLANPNAFAAGRRYVEKDLNRCFLKQDLQNPTLNSYEELQAKSIQNTLGSNRNKQADFILDLHSSTANMGLTIILVNSHPLNLQLAAYLSQISPLVRIYRCSFKSITENPFVNSLCELGFAIEVGPIAQGILKATLFQQTEELVYAVLDYLEQFNQGKIASTNETLILYDHLSVVDYPKQQDGKIFAMIHPELQDKDYQALNPGDPMFITFDNKTIVYEGASTVWPIFINEAAYYEKGIAMCLTQKQQINI; translated from the coding sequence GTGAACCAAATTAATCGAGTTGCAATTGTTGGTGGAACTCATGGCAATGAGTTTACTGGGGCCTATTTAATCGAAAAATTTGCTCAATTTCCCGACTTGATTACTAGACAAAGTTTTGAGACAGTTACTCTGTTAGCAAATCCTAACGCTTTTGCAGCAGGGAGGCGATATGTAGAGAAGGATTTAAATCGCTGTTTTCTCAAGCAAGATTTACAAAATCCAACTCTTAACAGTTACGAAGAATTGCAAGCTAAATCAATTCAAAACACTTTAGGATCAAACAGAAATAAACAAGCAGATTTTATCCTAGACTTGCACAGCAGCACAGCTAACATGGGTCTGACAATTATTTTGGTAAACAGTCATCCATTAAATTTGCAATTGGCTGCTTATCTCAGTCAGATTAGCCCTTTGGTGAGGATTTATCGCTGCTCTTTTAAATCTATTACAGAAAATCCATTTGTAAATTCCCTGTGCGAATTAGGATTTGCGATCGAGGTTGGCCCTATTGCCCAAGGTATCTTAAAAGCGACGTTGTTCCAACAAACAGAAGAACTTGTTTATGCGGTTCTCGACTATCTAGAACAGTTTAATCAAGGTAAAATTGCATCAACTAATGAAACGTTGATTCTCTATGACCATTTATCAGTTGTGGACTATCCAAAACAACAGGATGGCAAAATCTTTGCGATGATTCATCCAGAGCTTCAGGACAAGGATTACCAAGCCTTGAACCCAGGAGACCCAATGTTTATAACCTTTGATAATAAAACAATTGTTTATGAGGGTGCATCTACCGTTTGGCCGATTTTTATTAACGAGGCAGCTTACTACGAAAAGGGAATTGCAATGTGTTTGACTCAGAAGCAGCAAATCAATATCTAG
- a CDS encoding glutathione S-transferase family protein, producing MSNSTPMDDEKNLPKKKGRTLPPKLIIWLGKFVWTTMWQIMMSKLAPSNQSGAYIRPNSQFRKFIGTEEGNPHPPAAGRYRLYVGLGCPWAHRTLVVRSLKKLEAVISVCIVSPSPIEGGWIFNEEEEGCRTLAEFYQLAEPGYSGRSTVPILWDNQTKTIVNNESSEIIVMLNSEFNEFANNPTLNLYPEALKEKIDWWNEKIYHAVNNGVYRCGFAQTQEAYNQACNELFGTLDEIDIALQTSRYLCGDNLTLADVRLFTTLFRFDSAYYGLFKCNRQRIRDYHNLGAYLRDLYQLPGVADTCDVESVKRDYYGNLFPLNPGGIIPDGPDMSYLYEPSGRDRIGTLNAS from the coding sequence ATGAGCAACTCGACTCCGATGGATGACGAAAAAAATCTCCCCAAGAAAAAGGGGAGGACACTCCCTCCGAAGCTCATCATCTGGCTGGGAAAGTTTGTCTGGACGACTATGTGGCAAATAATGATGTCAAAGCTTGCTCCTAGCAATCAGTCGGGAGCATATATTCGTCCTAATAGCCAGTTTCGTAAGTTCATTGGTACCGAAGAAGGAAATCCACACCCACCAGCAGCAGGACGCTATAGACTCTATGTTGGGTTGGGTTGTCCTTGGGCGCATCGAACCCTGGTTGTGCGATCGCTCAAAAAACTCGAAGCGGTAATATCAGTATGTATTGTCTCTCCTTCTCCCATTGAAGGCGGTTGGATATTCAACGAAGAAGAAGAAGGTTGTCGTACACTAGCTGAATTTTATCAACTGGCAGAACCTGGTTACAGTGGGCGCTCTACAGTTCCAATTTTATGGGACAACCAAACAAAAACTATTGTTAATAATGAGAGTTCAGAGATTATTGTCATGCTGAACTCGGAATTTAACGAGTTCGCCAACAATCCCACACTGAATCTTTACCCAGAAGCACTCAAAGAGAAAATTGACTGGTGGAATGAGAAAATTTATCACGCAGTAAATAACGGTGTGTATCGCTGCGGTTTTGCCCAAACCCAAGAAGCGTACAATCAAGCTTGTAATGAACTGTTTGGGACTCTCGATGAGATTGACATTGCATTGCAAACTAGTCGATATTTGTGTGGAGACAATCTCACGCTTGCAGATGTCCGTTTATTCACGACGTTGTTTAGGTTTGATAGTGCCTACTACGGGTTGTTTAAGTGCAATAGGCAGCGAATTCGAGACTATCACAACTTGGGAGCTTACTTAAGGGATCTATATCAGCTTCCTGGTGTAGCTGACACCTGCGATGTCGAGAGTGTGAAACGAGACTACTACGGGAACCTATTCCCACTCAACCCCGGTGGGATTATTCCTGATGGGCCTGATATGTCTTATCTTTATGAACCATCTGGGCGCGATCGCATCGGCACGCTGAATGCTTCATAA